tatgtatattttacaaattttaatcGTGCAAGGgaattttcaataatttctTCCTTATTATTTATCCGTATTAATTGTTATTAAACTATTATGTtactaatttttaattttaaatgtgtttgctttttttctaatttcaaaatgatgtaCATCAATTTTTTCATCGCAGTATGCCTTGATTTTTGGGCCAGTTCAACTAGTTCAATTTATTAAGCAAACTTCATTGTGTTTTTCTTCTCCAGTCGAGTAAGATCAGAAATCTTACAAAATTACAGTCAGCTACATAGTATTTGTTTAACAATTTTGATTTCAAATTATTGCAAGTAAACGATGCAGCcccgaaataaattaagcaaGTGTTTGATCTATATAACGCCCTGTGTGCAGCAATGTAAGTTTTTCAACGATTCACTTAAGGATTTCGCGAATGGCTTGAATGCAATATTATCTTTAGCGAAAGATAACGCAATCGAAGATTAAACGAAAGTAATACGTTTACTATAGTTGAAAGACAAGACAAGCCCATCAGGCATTTGAATATTCcatttttattggaaatttttcTGCGTTTAGCAGACAAAGTTAAAATATAAgtaatattatattcatatgAAAACAAGAAGGAACGAAAAGAACGACATCTGGtgacaatttaaatttcatacaAGAATGCATTCCACACCGTCTcaactatgtacatatgtacatatatttaattaaatgcactttTACAACTagaacaaataatttaataatgcgTTCTGATAGATAATGATTAGGTATTTGGTATGATTACCCAGTTAATGGCTTATATCCACAAAAGTATTGCAGATTTAGTGAACTCATGAAATGTTACTAAGCTGTGCAATGTTGTACGAGTATAGAACATGATTTCACTTCTTAAGTGCATTGTATTCCATTATTTATTGTTGGCTTGATACAGGCACAgagttttatatatttcaccTTTCAATCTGAAAcggttttcgttttttttttttttcagtgtgttTCTATGGCACTAGGCGACATTTACTGGCCATGCAGTCCTTGTCCGCCCAAAGGAATCGGAAGTCTGATGTCTCCGAAAAGAAGGCAGTAGAGACAACAGTCgaatgggggcgtggcccccAAGCGGGCGACCGCCTTCCAACAGCCGTTAGTCTGCTCCGTCGAAATTCGACAGATTCCGCGAGGAACGAGGTGAAAACCGCATTCATTCGATACGAAAAGTCTATGAACGAATTGGCCAAAAGTGCCCGAAAGCTATATAAAAATGCCCGGCTAAGGAGCTTGCCTTTGAGGAAGCCCATGATGCGAGGAAAAATCGGTAGGAACTTAGTTTCGAAATCAGAAGAAAGCTTATGTTGATCAATCCTGTCTAATCCCTTCAGGTGACTCTGATGCAAGACCCCTAAGAACACCGGTGCCCAGTGCTTGGGCCATAACCGAGCGGGAAAATAAATAGCTGGCATAAGCAGAAGAGATGGTTTTAAGGCAAGGAAATGCGTGTAAATGCGTGTAATTTTACTTAAGTCTGTAGATATATAtccaaatatatttttccttaaaaagtgtgtgttttttttattagatttaTCCAAAAATATATCTTCTAGAAAtggtataaataatatttataagatTTAGTTCGCTTTTCCGAAAAGTCACATTTAAAAGAGAGTCATGTAATGGGGTCCGCCAATGCTACAAGTCAGGATCGAGACTGGAACTTAGTTTCGAAATCAGAAGAAAGCTTATATTGATCAATCCTGTCTATTCCCTTCAGGTGACTCTGATGCAAGACCCTAAGAACACCGGTGCCCAGTGCTTGGGCCATAACCGAGCGGGAAAATAAATAGCTGGCATAAGCAGAAGAGATGGTTTTAAGGCAAGGAAATGCGTGTAAATGCGTGTAATTTTACTTAAGTCTGTAGATATATAtccaaatatatttttccttaaaaagtgtgtgttttttttattagatttaTCCAAAAATATATCTTCTAGAAAtggtataaataatatttataagatTTAGTTCGCTTTTCCGAAAAGTCACATTTAAAAGAGAGTCATGTAATGGGGTCCGCCAATGCTACAAGTCAGGATCGAGACTGGAACTTAGTTTCGAAATCAGAAGAAAGCTTATATTGATCAATCCTGTCTATTCCCTTCAGGTGACTCTGATGCAAGACCCTAAGAACACCGGTGCCCAGTGCTTGGGCCATAACCGAGCGGGAAAATAAATAGCTGGCATAAGCAGAAGAGATGGTTTTAAGGCAAGGAAATGCGTGTAATTTTACTTAAGTCTGTAGATATAAAtccaaatatatttttctttaaaaagtgtgtgttttttttttattagatttaTCCAAAAATATATCTTCTAGAAAtggtataaataatatttataagatTTAGTTCGCTTTTCCGAAAGGTCACAATTAAAAGAGAGTCCTGTAATGGGGTCCACCAATGCTACAAGTCAGGATCGAGTCTGGAACTTAGTTTCGAAATCAGAAGAAAGCTTATATTGATCAATCCTGTCTATTCCCTTCAGGTGACTCTGATGCAAGACCCCTAAGAACACCGGTGCCCAGTGCTTGGGTCATAACCGAGCGGGAAAATAAATAGCTGGCATAAGCAAAAGAGATGGTTTTAAGGCAAAGGAAATGCGTGTAATTTTCCTTAAGTCTGTAGATATAAAtccaaatatatttttctttaaaaagtgtgtgttttttttttattagatttaTCCAAAAATATATCTTCTAGAAAtggtataaataatatttataagatTTAGTTCGCTTTTCCGAAAAGTCACAATTAAAAGAGAGTCCTGTAATGGGGTCCAACAAGTCAGGATCGAGTCTGGATCTGGTGTGATTTGCTCCCATtccgggtttttttttttctttcgctATGCCTCCGAAGAGTCACACTTAAAAGAGAGTCCTGTAATGAGGTTCAATGCTACAAGTCAGGATTGAGTCTGGATCTATAGGGGTTTGCTCCCATTCCGGGATATTTTCAAAACGGAATGTCAACATGATGTAGGAATATGCGTTGCCTCCGAAAAGTCACACTTAAAAGAGAGTAATGTAATGAGGTTCAAAGCTATAAGTCAGGATCGATTCGTTCAAGCTCCGGGATATTTTCAAAACGGAATGTGTAGATGTCTCATTGCCTAGTGACGTCTTGCTTTGCGCATAGAAGATAGTTCACTCAATTTCAGGCAGGCAGATTCATTGGAGTATCCTCCCAGAGATAGGATATCGTCCATTTCTTTGGCGCGCTTCTTGTGCAACTCCAAGGCGGCCTTGGCCCATTTCGCACGACTGGACATGTCGGTATGGGTATGATTGGGTTGGCCGGATGTGGTGCCGGTGGCCGATTTCTCTCGAACTGATTGGCTCGGCTTTTGAACCACGACCTAGGGATTGATTATAAAAAGATGGTCAAAAGATTAATCTAGAAGTTCTACATACAAATTTTTAGTTACTATCATGTACATATAGAACTTGCCATTAAAATATGATGGACTTCTACTCACTTCTACTTTAAGGGGGTTCATCTTCTTCGGAGGAGTCTGCATGTATCTATGCTGCTGCATTTTTCCCGTTGCCGCCAAAACGGTGGCTGAAACCCAGGTTTCTGGTTTGCCCTTCTCTCGGTTGCGGAAAGGAGAGTACTCCGCGAATGTTTGCTTCCTGGCCGGATCTCGCTCGACGAGAACCTCCTTCCTGATCACACGATCCTTCTCCTCCTGGATTCGCTCGTCCTTCATGTGCTGCTCTTCCATGAGGGCGCGCATCTTGTTTTGGATTTTACGCCGCTCCTCTATGCGCTTCACTTTGTCCAGGGCATTGATGGTTTCCTTTGAATCGGTATTCACGTCAGAATTGGCGGGCTGATAGCCGCGGAGGCTTTTCTGCTTTCCGGATTATTAAGCCCATTACAATTGATCTGTGGTAAATAACTAATTGGCAAACAATGTAACACACCTGCTCTCTGGCCCCTATTCTGGACCTTTGCCACATTTCCTGGATTCGTGTTCGATCGTGTTCTATTTTGAATGTGGAATAGGGTTTCTCCCTCTCATTGACGTCACGATTGGTTGGAATCCTCTGGAGTGTTGGGCACTTGGGAAGCCTGCATGCAGAAGCTACGCCCGAGCGTACCTCGAATCCTGAATTCTTCCAGGAATATTCCGAAGCGTTGCGGCAAAGAAAAGTAACCGACTTCGCTAAACGTCGGACTTCTAAAATTAGATataacattttcattattcTTAAGAGTATAAGTATATAGTTTAGTTCCATGCAAGCATGGAAGTGAGttgtatattaaaaataaaatacagtATGATTATCTTATTATGCGATCTTAATCTTAAACACTGAAATTATACTCTTTACCGATTGTAACGTATTCCAATTGGTGGTGTGGAAGTAGAAACTAAGGTTTAATCAAAAGTATATAACAAATATTTCTGTAATTTCTTGTCAACAAAAAAACCCATATTGTTAGGAAATTTGGTGAAAACTAAAACTCCAAGTCTTGGTGCTTTACCAACGCCCTAGACCATGTTGCCAAGTGTACAAACGCAAAGTAGATAGCTGCTTAGGATTAAGAGCAATATCTTTAGCAATATAATATTTAGGCTTAATCAATATGTATTCTTATGAATCGAAGAACACGTTGGTGGTATATCACTGTATCTCATATATTCAGCAGTTTCTTACATTCTCTATTGTTTCGTACTTACGCGATGTCTTTAAATCACCAGAAAACATATTGTAGCTAAATGTAAAAACGGATTGAAAAATTTAGGTGTAacaaatttttgatttcagAGAGGTCTGACTGATTTTGATGTTAACGAATGAGTCTAACGAATGATAGAAAAATCAATGGCTCCTTTGACCCAAATTTTACTAAATGATGCAACAAAAGGTGACTGGTTCTTTTAAGTGTTACCTAATATCAATCgtagaaattaaattgttatatCCGTAACTCGTAGATTAACAACTGTCCGTCTGTCGCAGTTGagacgcagctcaagtttGTTGATCCATgttgccacacccactctaacgccctaaaaccacccaaaactgacacgcccacacttttgatacatttttaaagtttttctcattttatttccccaTATCTATTggtatcccagaaaaatgatgaaatatCGAGTTCGAATGCatactagctgagtaacgggtatctgatagtcggggatcCCGACTATAACATTCTCTATTGTTTCGTACTTACGCGATGTCTTTAAATCACCAGAAAACATATTGTAGCTAAATGTAAAAACGGATTGAAAAATTTAGGTGTAacaaatttttgatttcagAGAGGTCTGACTGAATTTGATGTTTACGAATGAGTATAACGAATGATAGAAAAATCAATGGCTCCTTTGACCCAAATTTTACTAAATGATGGAACAAAAGGTGACTGGTTCTTTTAAGTGTTACCTAATATCAATCgtagaaattaaattgttatatCCGTAACTCGTAGATTAACAACTGTCCGTCTGTCGCAGTTGagacgcagctcaagtttGTTGATCTATgttgccacacccactctaacgccctaaaaccacccaaaactgacacgcccacacttttgatacatttttaaagtttttctcattttatttccccaTATCTATTggtatcccagaaaaatgatgaaatctAGAGTTCGAATGCatactagctgagtaacgggtatctgatagtcggggatcCCGACTATAACATTCTCTATTGTTTCGTACTTACGCGATGTCTTTAAATCACCAGAAAACATATTGTAGCTAAATGTAAAAACGGATTGAAAAATTTAGGTGTAacaaatttttgatttcagAGAGGTCTGACTGAATTTGATGTTTACGAATGAGTATAACGAATGATAGAAAAATCAATGGCTCCTTTGACCCAAATTATACTAAATGATGGAACAAAAGGTGACTGGTTCTTTTAAGTGTTACCTAATATCAATCGTAGATCTATAAGAGCTAGAAgtttgagattcagcatacaaattctagagacatagacgcagttTAAGATTGTTGATCTATTTTACcacacccactctaacgccctaaaaccacccaaaactaCCACGACCACACTcttgcaaaatgttttaatattttttcataattttattattcgtgtaaatttctatcgatttgcgaAACAACTTTTTAACACGCCCACTCTCTAACACCCTtaaaccacccaaaactgccacggcCACACTTTTGAtcaatttttaaagtttttctaatttatacagatatatatatccgtatatatatatacagatatgtatatatatgtgtgtgtgtgttcaggCAAACGcgatatttcaaaatttttctGCGATATCactattatacatatatatacatacatatatatatgtatatatatagagataGATATTAATAGTGATATCCCAGAAATATTATGAAATATCGCGTTTGCATgaacactagctgagtaacgggtatctgatagtcggggatcCCGACTATAACATTCTCTATTGTTTCGTACTTACGCGATGTCTTTAAATCACCAGAAAACATATTGTAGCTGAATGTAAAAACGGATTGAAAAATTTAGGTGTAacaaatttttgatttcagAGAGGTCTAACTGATTTTGATGTTAACGAATGAGTATAACGGATGATAGAAATGTCAATGGCTCCTTTGACCCAAATTATACTAAATGATGGAACAAAAGGTGACTGGTTCTTTTAAGTGTTACCTAATATCAATCTATAagagctagaaggttgagattcagcatttGATACATTTATAGTTTTTCTCATTTCTCATATCTATTggtatcccagaaaaatgatg
The DNA window shown above is from Drosophila melanogaster chromosome X and carries:
- the CG1835 gene encoding uncharacterized protein, isoform A; amino-acid sequence: MQPRNKLSKCLIYITPCVQQLCFYGTRRHLLAMQSLSAQRNRKSDVSEKKAVETTVEWGRGPQAGDRLPTAVSLLRRNSTDSARNEVKTAFIRYEKSMNELAKSARKLYKNARLRSLPLRKPMMRGKIGDSDARPLRTPVPSAWAITERENK
- the hydra gene encoding hydra, isoform G, producing the protein MFSGDLKTSQVRRLAKSVTFLCRNASEYSWKNSGFEVRSGVASACRLPKCPTLQRIPTNRDVNEREKPYSTFKIEHDRTRIQEMWQRSRIGAREQKSLRGYQPANSDVNTDSKETINALDKVKRIEERRKIQNKMRALMEEQHMKDERIQEEKDRVIRKEVLVERDPARKQTFAEYSPFRNREKGKPETWVSATVLAATGKMQQHRYMQTPPKKMNPLKVEVVVQKPSQSVREKSATGTTSGQPNHTHTDMSSRAKWAKAALELHKKRAKEMDDILSLGGYSNESACLKLSELSSMRKARRH
- the hydra gene encoding hydra, isoform A, yielding MYSGDLKTSQVRRLAKSVTFLCRNASEYSWKNSGFEVRSGVASACRLPKCPTLQRIPTNRDVNEREKPYSTFKIEHDRTRIQEMWQRSRIGAREQKSLRGYQPANSDVNTDSKETINALDKVKRIEERRKIQNKMRALMEEQHMKDERIQEEKDRVIRKEVLVERDPARKQTFAEYSPFRNREKGKPETWVSATVLAATGKMQQHRYMQTPPKKMNPLKVEVVVQKPSQSVREKSATGTTSGQPNHTHTDMSSRAKWAKAALELHKKRAKEMDDILSLGGYSNESACLKLSELSSMRKARRH
- the hydra gene encoding hydra, isoform B, which produces MFSGDLKTSQVRRLAKSVTFLCRNASEYSWKNSGFEVRSGVASACRLPKCPTLQRIPTNRDVNEREKPYSTFKIEHDRTRIQEMWQRSRIGAREQKSLRGYQPANSDVNTDSKETINALDKVKRIEERRKIQNKMRALMEEQHMKDERIQEEKDRVIRKEVLVERDPARKQTFAEYSPFRNREKGKPETWVSATVLAATGKMQQHRYMQTPPKKMNPLKVEVVVQKPSQSVREKSATGTTSGQPNHTHTDMSSRAKWAKAALELHKKRAKEMDDILSLGGYSNESACLKLSELSSMRKARRH
- the CG1835 gene encoding uncharacterized protein, isoform C produces the protein MQSLSAQRNRKSDVSEKKAVETTVEWGRGPQAGDRLPTAVSLLRRNSTDSARNEVKTAFIRYEKSMNELAKSARKLYKNARLRSLPLRKPMMRGKIGDSDARPLRTPVPSAWAITERENK